Within Pseudomonas brassicacearum, the genomic segment TTCGAGGATTTCCGCGTGCGGCACCGGGGTGGCCGCGACGGTCAGGGTGTCGGCGGCGTGGGCGGAAAATGCTGCGGCGGCAGCGAAGGCAACCAGTAGTTTTTTCATTCAGCTAACTCCTTGTGGGGCGCCTGCTCTTGGCACCTGCCAGCGAATGGCCGGCTCATGGTTTATTGGCCGCGAGGCCTTATTTTCTAGAGAAATGCACAACCAGTTTGTCGCCTACGGTCTGCAGGACCTGCACCAGCACCAGCAGCAACACCACCGTGACCACCATGACGTCGGTCTGGAAACGCTGGTATCCGAAACGGATCGCCAGGTCGCCCAAACCACCAGCGCCGACCACACCGGCCATGGCCGTGTAGGACACCAGCGTAATTGCTGTCACCGTAATCGCTGCAAAAATGCCCGGGCGGGCTTCCGGCAGCAAGGCGTTGATGATGATCTGCCGCGTCGTTGCGCCCATGGCCTGGGTCGCTTCGATGATGCCGCGGTCGACTTCGCGCAGGGCCGTTTCCACCAGGCGGGCGAAGAACGGTGTGGCGCCGACCACCAGCGGTGGGATCGCGCCGGCCACGCCCAGGGAGGTGCCGGTGATCAATACCGTGAACGGAATCATCACGATCAACAGAATGATGAATGGCAGCGAGCGCAAGATGTTCACCGCCAGCGACAGCAGCGCATAGATGCCCTTGGCCTCGAGCAACTGGCGCGGGCTGCACAGGAACAGCAGCACGCCCAGCGGCAGGCCGAGCAGCACGGTGAACAGCAGCGAACCGAACAGCATCAGGAAGGTGTCGCCGGTGGCCAGCCAGATTTCCAGCCAGTCGATGTTGGAGAAGAACGAATTGAGCAGTTCCATTAGCGCAGCACCTCCATGTGGACATCGGCCGCGGTGAAGCGGGCGAACGCCGCCTCCATGTCACCGCCGGTGACGGCGAGGGTCAGTTGCCCGTAGGGGGTGTCTTTGATGCGGTCGATGCGGCCGGCCAGGATGCTGTAGTCCACACCGGTTTCCCGGGCGACGGTGCCGAGCAATGGCGCGTAGGTCGCTTCGCCCTGGAACGTCAGACGCACGATGCGCCCGGGCACGTGAGCGAAATCGTCGCGCTGTTCGCTTTCGTCGATCTGCTCGTCTTCCTGGACGAAACGCTTGGTAGTCGGGTGCTTGGGGTGCAGGAACACCTGGGCCACCGGGCCTTGCTCGACGATCACGCCGGCGTCCATCACGGCCACTTGATCGCAAACGCGGCGGATCACGTCCATTTCATGGGTGATCAGCACGATGGTCAGCTTCAGTTCGCGGTTGATCTCCGCCAATAGTTGCAGCACCGAGGCGGTGGTTTGCGGGTCGAGGGCGCTGGTGGCCTCGTCGCACAGCAGGATCTTGGGTTTGGTTGCCAGGGCGCGAGCGATGCCGACGCGCTGCTTCTGGCCGCCGGACAGTTGCGCCGGGTATTTCTTGGCGTGGTCGGACAGCCCTACCCGCGCCAGCAACTCGGCGACGCGCTCGTCGATTTCGCTGCGGGACAATTCGCCCGCCAACGTCAGTGGCAGCGCCACGTTGTCGGCCACGGTCTTGGACGCCAGCAGGTTGAAGTGCTGGAAAATCATCCCGACCTGCTGGCGGAAGCGGCGCAGGCCGCTGGCGTCCAGGGCGGTGACTTCCTCGCCGTCGACGATGATCTTGCCGCCCGTGGAATCTTCCAGGCGATTGATCAGGCGCAGCAAGGTACTTTTTCCCGCACCGGAATGGCCAATCAGGCCGAAGACCTGACCGTTCTCAATCGTCAGACTGGTCGGATGCAGGGCGGGGATATCCCTACCGGCGACTCGGTAGGTTTTATGGACGTCTTGAAACTCGATCACGTAGCGAACCTTGTGGGGCGCGTTGGAAAAGGATCAGCGGTTAGCCGGGCGCGCATTTTAGCCTGTCCGTATAGAGGTTCTTAGCATTTATTTGCGATCGGACCTGTCATTTGGCAATAACGCGATCAATGGCCATAAAAAAGGAACACAGCCAAACGGCATCGGTCACTCATTAAGCCACTCGAAATGCCGGGGTCATGCACCTGCGGCATCGAACTCAGATTCCTGGCCTCGGCGAGGAACGCAAAGAGGAGTCATGCCTGATGAGTACCCAAAAGCCCACGGTCAACAAGAGCCAACTGGCCGGGACCGACACGCTGGATCGCGGCAACACCAACGCCAAGCTCGAGAGCCTGGAGCAGTTTCGCTCCGACGCCACCGAACAGGCGCTGCGCACCAATCAGGGCGTGAAGATCGCCGATAACCAGAACACCCTGCGCGCTGGCCCCCGCGGCCCTTCGCTGCTGGAAGACTTCATCATGCGTGAAAAAATCACGCACTTTGACCATGAGCGTATCCCGGAGCGCATCGTCCATGCCCGTGGGACCGGCGCCCATGGTTATTTTCAGAGCTATGACGCGCATTCGGCATTGACCAAGGCCGGTTTCCTACAAGATCCGAGCAAGAAAACCCCGGTCTTCGTGCGTTTTTCCACTGTGCAAGGCCCCCGCGGCTCCGGCGACACCGTGCGCGACGTACGTGGCTTTGCAGTGAAGTTCTTCACCGACGAAGGCAACTTCGACCTGGTGGGCAACAACATGCCGGTGTTTTTCATTCAGGACGCGGTGAAGTTTCCTGACTTTGTCCACGCGGTAAAACCCGAACCCCATAACGAAATTCCTACAGGCGGCTCGGCTCACGACACGTTCTGGGATTTTGTCTCGCTGGTGCCGGAATCGGCCCACATGGTGATTTGGGCGATGTCTGACCGGGCCATTCCAAAAAGCCTGCGCTCGATGCAGGGTTTTGGTGTGCACACCTTCCGCATGATCAACGCCGAAGGCAAAAGCAGCTTCGTTAAATTCCACTGGCGCCCTACAGCCGGGACGTGTTCATTGGTGTGGGACGAAGCCCAGAAGCTGGCGGGTAAAGATACTGACTACCACCGTCGCGATCTTTGGGAGTCGATCGAGATGGGCGACTACCCGGAATGGGAGTTCGGCGTGCAGATTGTCGCCGAGGAAGACGAGCATAAATTCGACTTCGACCTGCTCGACCCAACCAAGATCATCCCTGAAGAGCTGGTGCCCATCACGCCCCTGGGCAAGATGGTGTTGAACCGCAACCCGGACA encodes:
- a CDS encoding methionine ABC transporter permease translates to MELLNSFFSNIDWLEIWLATGDTFLMLFGSLLFTVLLGLPLGVLLFLCSPRQLLEAKGIYALLSLAVNILRSLPFIILLIVMIPFTVLITGTSLGVAGAIPPLVVGATPFFARLVETALREVDRGIIEATQAMGATTRQIIINALLPEARPGIFAAITVTAITLVSYTAMAGVVGAGGLGDLAIRFGYQRFQTDVMVVTVVLLLVLVQVLQTVGDKLVVHFSRK
- a CDS encoding methionine ABC transporter ATP-binding protein — protein: MIEFQDVHKTYRVAGRDIPALHPTSLTIENGQVFGLIGHSGAGKSTLLRLINRLEDSTGGKIIVDGEEVTALDASGLRRFRQQVGMIFQHFNLLASKTVADNVALPLTLAGELSRSEIDERVAELLARVGLSDHAKKYPAQLSGGQKQRVGIARALATKPKILLCDEATSALDPQTTASVLQLLAEINRELKLTIVLITHEMDVIRRVCDQVAVMDAGVIVEQGPVAQVFLHPKHPTTKRFVQEDEQIDESEQRDDFAHVPGRIVRLTFQGEATYAPLLGTVARETGVDYSILAGRIDRIKDTPYGQLTLAVTGGDMEAAFARFTAADVHMEVLR